A part of Melittangium boletus DSM 14713 genomic DNA contains:
- a CDS encoding anti-sigma factor family protein, with protein sequence MNCQEFDSVLQPFLDGEFQPEERVDMEAHLERCPGCAKRVHEEARMQQSLRRAARQAVASTRAPDALRSRLRSGIHQEQRREAHAAWWRMGAAALVMVTVGGSAWWMFRPEHSQRYREDAVRRHTKKLPTEVAGTSRENVEAWFDGKLDHRVSVPHWPNVKLSGARISNVKDRPAAYISYERSADVQGAPARRIGLFVFDDTRREVEAPPLPAVQVNSSLGYNVAMWRDGEVVYELVSDLDESDIRHMLAQQHAQQARPSSPTAPEPQARPVSLQP encoded by the coding sequence ATGAACTGCCAGGAATTCGATTCGGTTCTCCAGCCGTTCCTCGATGGCGAGTTTCAACCCGAGGAGCGGGTGGACATGGAGGCGCACCTGGAGCGGTGTCCCGGGTGCGCGAAGCGGGTTCATGAGGAGGCGCGGATGCAGCAGTCGCTGCGCCGGGCCGCGCGGCAGGCCGTCGCGTCCACCCGGGCGCCCGACGCGCTCCGCTCCCGGTTGCGCTCGGGCATCCATCAAGAGCAGCGCCGGGAAGCCCACGCGGCCTGGTGGCGCATGGGCGCTGCGGCCCTCGTCATGGTGACGGTGGGCGGCAGTGCCTGGTGGATGTTCCGCCCCGAGCACTCGCAGCGCTACCGGGAAGACGCCGTGCGGCGGCACACCAAGAAGCTGCCGACGGAAGTCGCGGGCACCTCGCGCGAGAACGTCGAGGCCTGGTTCGATGGGAAGCTGGATCACCGGGTCTCCGTCCCCCATTGGCCCAACGTGAAGCTGTCCGGCGCGCGCATCTCCAATGTGAAGGATCGTCCCGCCGCGTACATCAGCTACGAGCGCAGCGCGGACGTCCAGGGCGCTCCCGCCCGCCGCATCGGGCTCTTCGTCTTCGATGACACCCGGCGCGAAGTGGAGGCGCCTCCCCTGCCCGCCGTCCAGGTGAACTCCAGCCTCGGCTACAACGTGGCCATGTGGCGCGACGGAGAGGTCGTCTACGAGCTGGTGTCGGATCTCGACGAATCGGACATCCGCCACATGCTCGCGCAGCAGCACGCCCAGCAGGCGCGGCCCTCCTCCCCGACGGCGCCCGAGCCGCAGGCGCGTCCCGTGTCGCTACAGCCCTGA
- a CDS encoding PQQ-binding-like beta-propeller repeat protein yields the protein MELDGVNLLPGAVEEPLVEGVSALLEAVAALHRGTRRLAQVSLTEAHLELVLRRSGTDIDVQVASLSRPARLLRPPLRLDAEELTEAARVCGQSFLQDLVQVSPRTREEESAQTLERALRQLDEPTSLVRDQKPQPFSLRVPPATVPGFGFALDDADDVLRRAAKEKGPALASLLCPGEVWLALPERPVAWRAMGPAFLTALELTRQAADLARALEVGEPRFAFEPAGVRPELALDLKTGEARLGAATLSLGAKELMAAVYHLGQTLAVTLSEHERALASNPYLVELAERCREGLSHLRDVVRPAGEGTATPARAVPAPGSSRPLKVPGRLRRLRFESLWEQRKLADADEGRLMMSPKGVVYSSPDMACGFDRKTGKQQWRRAASHGVAASVDGYTLAASAARLCGFPGKGSGAAWMRGHEALRIGPQLLRHYGMLYTLADDRVALAIHELTGREVWRQTPPRTRRGYLSVHAHRALLATDSGYLYGLGLADGQVRFRMSASLPFLGAPVPWAKHFVALLGQGSNSALLLADAHTGESVWTFEMSLALPSTPLPSGKRLYIAGELEGEGVLVCVDSAGQARWQRALHLGPGPFALARLPGAVLVTSALGAAARVSDAGEVDWRLGAAGEQLTRALQPIVSRGVVLVPGERVRAVDPTRGDVLAEVRAGVGLMSLQADSRLNLYFLDEFGTLSAYRLGSHFAVVGD from the coding sequence ATGGAACTCGACGGCGTGAATCTGCTGCCGGGCGCGGTCGAGGAACCCCTCGTGGAAGGGGTGTCCGCGCTGCTCGAGGCCGTGGCGGCGCTGCACCGCGGCACGCGGCGGCTGGCCCAGGTGTCGCTCACGGAGGCACACCTGGAGTTGGTGCTGAGACGTTCAGGAACGGACATCGACGTCCAGGTGGCCAGCCTGTCGCGGCCCGCCCGGCTCCTGCGCCCCCCCCTGCGCCTGGACGCGGAGGAACTGACGGAAGCGGCCCGGGTTTGCGGCCAGTCCTTCCTCCAGGACCTGGTCCAGGTATCTCCGCGCACCCGGGAGGAGGAATCCGCCCAGACGCTGGAGCGGGCCCTGCGGCAACTGGACGAGCCCACGTCCCTGGTGCGTGACCAGAAGCCCCAGCCCTTCTCCCTACGGGTCCCCCCCGCCACCGTGCCCGGCTTCGGCTTCGCGCTGGACGACGCGGACGACGTGCTGCGCCGCGCGGCGAAGGAGAAGGGCCCGGCGCTGGCCTCGCTGCTGTGCCCGGGAGAGGTGTGGCTCGCACTGCCAGAGCGCCCGGTGGCCTGGCGCGCGATGGGCCCCGCGTTCCTCACCGCGCTGGAGCTGACGCGGCAGGCGGCGGACCTGGCGCGCGCGCTGGAAGTGGGCGAGCCGCGCTTCGCCTTCGAGCCCGCGGGCGTCCGGCCCGAGCTGGCGTTGGACTTGAAGACGGGCGAGGCTCGCCTGGGAGCGGCCACCCTTTCACTGGGAGCCAAGGAGCTGATGGCGGCCGTGTACCACCTGGGGCAGACCCTGGCGGTGACCCTGTCCGAGCACGAGCGCGCGCTCGCGAGCAACCCCTACCTGGTGGAACTGGCCGAGCGCTGCCGCGAGGGCCTGTCGCACCTGCGCGACGTGGTGCGGCCCGCTGGGGAAGGCACCGCCACGCCCGCGAGGGCCGTACCGGCGCCGGGCAGTTCCCGCCCGCTGAAGGTCCCGGGGCGCCTGCGCCGCCTGCGCTTCGAGAGCCTGTGGGAGCAGCGCAAGCTGGCGGACGCGGACGAGGGTCGGTTGATGATGAGCCCCAAGGGCGTGGTGTACTCGTCCCCGGACATGGCGTGCGGCTTCGATCGCAAGACGGGCAAGCAGCAGTGGCGGCGGGCGGCATCGCACGGCGTGGCGGCCTCGGTGGACGGCTACACCCTGGCGGCGAGCGCGGCGCGCCTGTGCGGCTTTCCGGGCAAGGGCTCGGGCGCGGCCTGGATGCGCGGACACGAGGCCCTGCGCATCGGTCCACAACTCCTGCGGCACTACGGGATGCTCTACACGCTGGCGGATGATCGCGTGGCGCTCGCCATCCACGAGCTGACGGGCCGGGAGGTGTGGCGCCAGACGCCTCCGCGCACGCGGCGCGGCTACCTGAGCGTGCACGCCCACCGGGCCCTCCTGGCGACGGACTCGGGCTACCTGTACGGACTGGGCCTGGCGGACGGACAGGTGCGCTTCCGGATGAGCGCGTCCCTACCCTTCCTGGGAGCGCCCGTGCCGTGGGCGAAGCACTTCGTGGCGCTGCTGGGCCAGGGCTCCAACTCGGCGCTGCTGCTCGCGGACGCGCACACGGGCGAGTCGGTGTGGACGTTCGAGATGTCGCTCGCCCTGCCCTCCACGCCACTGCCCAGCGGCAAGCGGCTGTACATCGCCGGGGAGTTGGAGGGCGAAGGCGTGCTCGTGTGCGTGGACTCGGCGGGCCAGGCGAGGTGGCAGCGCGCGCTGCACCTGGGCCCGGGCCCCTTCGCGCTGGCGCGGCTCCCCGGCGCGGTGCTGGTGACATCCGCGCTGGGCGCGGCGGCGCGGGTGAGCGACGCGGGCGAGGTGGACTGGCGCCTGGGCGCGGCGGGAGAGCAACTCACGCGGGCGCTGCAACCCATCGTCTCGCGCGGAGTGGTGCTGGTGCCTGGCGAGCGCGTGCGCGCGGTGGATCCCACCCGGGGCGACGTGCTGGCCGAGGTGCGCGCCGGCGTGGGCTTGATGTCACTCCAGGCCGACTCCCGGCTCAACCTCTACTTCCTGGACGAATTCGGCACGCTCTCCGCCTATCGGCTCGGCTCGCACTTCGCGGTGGTGGGCGACTGA
- a CDS encoding biotin--[acetyl-CoA-carboxylase] ligase — MGVESSERTYEELILGFLVEGRDEFLSGEALSDKLGLSRTAVWKHVESLRGKGYRIDAVPARGYRLMDVPDKLTPLELSPLLSTHHLGQGIHFHESLPSTNEAAFRLATDGAEHGEVVITEQQTAGRGRRGRAWASPSGLNLYFSAILRPELPPQRAPEITLVAAVALCEVLREEGADARIKWPNDVQLGGRKVAGILTELSAEPERVHFVVLGVGVNLNAGPEDFPPELAETATSLAQGLGRRVNRALFTTSLWARLEEWLDLHHEVGFDPVRQRWMELSSTLGQEVRVRTERSELRGVAEDIDASGALRVRTADGRLERVLAGDVEQVRPR; from the coding sequence ATGGGTGTCGAGAGCAGCGAGCGGACGTACGAGGAGCTCATCCTGGGTTTCCTGGTGGAGGGTCGGGACGAGTTCCTCTCCGGGGAGGCGCTGTCGGACAAGCTGGGCCTGTCGCGGACCGCCGTGTGGAAGCACGTGGAGTCGCTGAGGGGCAAGGGCTACCGCATCGACGCCGTCCCCGCGCGGGGCTACCGGTTGATGGACGTGCCGGACAAGCTCACGCCCCTGGAGCTCTCGCCCCTGTTGTCCACCCATCACCTCGGGCAGGGCATCCACTTCCACGAGTCCCTGCCGTCCACCAACGAGGCCGCCTTCCGCCTGGCCACGGACGGCGCCGAGCACGGCGAAGTGGTCATCACCGAGCAGCAGACGGCGGGCAGGGGCCGCCGGGGCCGCGCATGGGCCTCGCCCTCGGGGCTGAACCTGTATTTCTCCGCCATCCTCCGTCCGGAGCTGCCGCCCCAGCGCGCGCCCGAAATCACCCTGGTGGCCGCGGTGGCGCTGTGCGAGGTGTTGCGCGAGGAGGGCGCCGACGCCCGCATCAAGTGGCCCAACGATGTGCAGCTCGGGGGCCGCAAGGTGGCGGGCATCCTCACGGAGTTGTCCGCGGAGCCCGAGCGGGTGCACTTCGTGGTGCTCGGCGTTGGCGTCAACCTCAACGCCGGCCCCGAGGACTTCCCACCCGAGCTGGCGGAGACCGCCACCTCGCTCGCCCAGGGGCTTGGCCGGCGCGTCAACCGCGCCCTCTTCACCACCTCGCTCTGGGCCCGCCTGGAGGAGTGGCTGGACTTGCACCATGAGGTCGGATTCGACCCGGTGCGTCAGCGCTGGATGGAGCTGTCCAGCACGCTGGGCCAGGAAGTGCGCGTGCGGACAGAGCGGTCGGAATTGCGTGGTGTCGCTGAAGACATCGACGCCTCGGGTGCGCTGCGGGTCCGCACGGCGGACGGGCGCCTGGAAAGGGTGCTCGCCGGGGATGTGGAGCAGGTGCGGCCCCGCTAG
- a CDS encoding HTH domain-containing protein has product MTFYEAALRVLESEGRPLHFLEITERSIAQNLLSHVGKTPELTMLSRLAAMARRTRDRKVIVTARDTFALTDWSLPEDAEALAHTGVMEVHPEEGLPPLRPTERHPESRNDNVRVAGRGSDRKQRRREDEEDARGGRRRRFPPLPEVVFEILSEAEQSLRPEQLLEQARTKELAAEDVTVELLLTALLEDNQRRIDAGRRPQFSFSKETGAVTLERAGAPSEAPPLELQAAFAAALGIPLEDGRPVLNRTGGAAPAPEAQADAALLTAARTAVKDARKAVARAVRKRLGELDVGTFEKSVVKMMHALGFRELKVAKRSKEGPLLTARKREGSVDLRYAIRMLKGVPALDRKAVQELRKDLGHYSAQVGLLACAGEARGDARTEAQASGSLVMLWCGDALGEKFLEAKAAVSVTTVELYDVDERFFEVAKLEAEEAQKRREERQREKEARAGEGEEGGEESAPRDTSVSAESGEAQKRREERREERQRERDARREERRRERQASRQQEAQGGEAQAPGVPVPLEAAAPIAPSEDEEGDEEGEDEDLEAASAFVGGQTEGAPASQEEGANAGERKRRRRRRRGRRGRGNRPEGAPGEPGAAAAPTEGTPAVSGPSEGGAEAVTSAEVASVEGAAGVTVTEATLATVAEAVPLETAPQEAAPQVEGAPAAVETVEPSSAPPLPENPPAIEAQPSTEEAAAPHGDPRPSSNDGSPEGGTT; this is encoded by the coding sequence ATGACTTTTTATGAGGCCGCTCTCCGCGTGCTCGAGAGCGAAGGCCGTCCCCTCCACTTCCTCGAGATCACCGAGAGGTCGATCGCCCAGAACCTGTTGTCCCACGTGGGCAAGACGCCCGAGCTGACGATGTTGTCGCGGCTCGCGGCGATGGCCCGTCGGACGCGCGATCGCAAGGTGATCGTCACCGCCCGGGACACGTTCGCCCTGACGGACTGGTCGCTGCCGGAGGACGCGGAGGCGCTGGCGCACACGGGGGTGATGGAGGTGCATCCCGAGGAGGGATTGCCGCCCTTGCGGCCGACCGAGCGTCACCCGGAGTCGCGCAACGACAACGTGCGGGTGGCGGGGCGGGGGAGCGATCGCAAGCAACGCCGGCGCGAGGACGAGGAGGATGCACGGGGTGGACGGCGTCGCCGTTTCCCGCCGCTGCCGGAGGTGGTGTTCGAGATCCTCAGCGAGGCGGAGCAGTCCCTGCGTCCGGAGCAGTTGCTGGAGCAGGCGCGCACGAAGGAGCTGGCCGCCGAGGACGTCACGGTGGAGCTGCTGCTCACCGCGCTGCTCGAGGACAACCAGCGCCGCATCGACGCGGGACGCCGGCCGCAGTTCTCCTTCTCCAAGGAGACGGGCGCGGTGACGCTGGAGCGCGCGGGCGCTCCGAGCGAGGCGCCGCCCCTGGAACTGCAGGCCGCGTTCGCCGCCGCCCTGGGCATTCCGCTGGAGGATGGACGTCCGGTGCTCAACCGCACGGGTGGCGCCGCTCCGGCCCCCGAGGCGCAGGCGGATGCCGCGCTGCTCACCGCCGCGCGCACGGCCGTCAAGGACGCGCGCAAGGCCGTGGCCCGCGCGGTGCGCAAGCGCCTGGGCGAGCTGGACGTGGGCACCTTCGAGAAGTCCGTCGTGAAGATGATGCACGCGCTGGGCTTCCGTGAGCTCAAGGTGGCCAAGCGCTCGAAGGAAGGCCCGTTGCTCACCGCGCGCAAGCGCGAGGGCAGCGTGGACCTGCGCTACGCCATCCGCATGCTCAAGGGCGTGCCCGCGCTCGACCGCAAGGCCGTGCAGGAGCTGCGCAAGGACCTCGGCCACTACTCCGCCCAGGTGGGTCTGCTCGCCTGCGCGGGTGAGGCGCGGGGCGATGCGCGCACCGAGGCCCAGGCCAGTGGCTCGCTGGTGATGTTGTGGTGCGGCGACGCGCTCGGCGAGAAGTTCCTCGAGGCCAAGGCCGCGGTGAGCGTCACCACGGTGGAGCTGTACGACGTCGACGAGCGCTTCTTCGAGGTGGCGAAGCTCGAGGCCGAGGAGGCGCAGAAGCGCCGCGAGGAGCGCCAGCGGGAGAAGGAGGCCCGTGCTGGCGAGGGCGAGGAGGGCGGCGAGGAGTCCGCGCCGCGCGACACCTCGGTGTCCGCCGAGTCCGGAGAGGCGCAGAAGCGGCGGGAGGAGCGCCGCGAGGAGCGCCAGCGCGAGCGGGATGCCCGGCGGGAAGAGCGCCGTCGCGAGCGGCAGGCCTCTCGCCAGCAGGAGGCCCAGGGCGGTGAGGCCCAGGCCCCCGGCGTGCCCGTCCCCCTTGAGGCCGCCGCGCCCATCGCCCCGTCCGAGGATGAGGAGGGCGACGAGGAGGGGGAGGACGAGGATCTGGAGGCCGCGAGTGCCTTCGTCGGAGGGCAGACGGAGGGCGCGCCCGCTTCGCAGGAAGAGGGCGCGAACGCGGGCGAGCGCAAGCGCCGCCGCCGTCGCCGCCGGGGCCGTCGGGGCCGGGGTAATCGTCCCGAGGGCGCACCGGGTGAGCCCGGGGCCGCCGCCGCTCCCACCGAGGGAACTCCCGCCGTGAGCGGCCCGAGCGAGGGTGGGGCCGAGGCGGTGACCTCCGCGGAGGTGGCTTCCGTGGAAGGCGCCGCTGGGGTGACCGTCACCGAGGCCACGCTGGCCACCGTCGCCGAGGCGGTGCCTCTGGAGACAGCACCCCAGGAGGCCGCGCCCCAGGTGGAGGGAGCTCCGGCCGCGGTCGAGACCGTGGAGCCGTCCTCCGCGCCGCCGTTGCCGGAGAACCCCCCGGCCATCGAGGCCCAGCCGTCCACCGAGGAGGCGGCTGCCCCCCATGGGGATCCCCGGCCTTCCTCGAATGACGGCTCGCCGGAAGGCGGGACGACCTGA
- a CDS encoding homoserine dehydrogenase: MKEIGIALLGLGNVGLGTYRILAQHAKDIERRLGARVRVHHVLVREPGRSRPEDVPSALLTHDIKTVLANPEVSVVVELMGGLNPAREYLEQAIASGRHVVTANKALLSAHGEALFSQAVARGVEVHFEGAVCGGIPIIRTLREALASDRVESLTGIVNGTTNFILSAMADEGATYADALRRAQELGYAEADPTLDVSGMDAAQKLCLLASLAFSARVSPASILVEGITGLTPADITYGREAGFVLKLLARARRSPEGMDVRVHPAFIPAASPLADVKGGFNAVLLQSAALGASLFSGLGAGSLPTGSAVVADIIDTCRNLLAGASGRLPLPCAPHMQDVPLLSPGERRGPAYLRFSVSDEPGVLGRIASVLGEKGVSINSVLQRPPRPEDAHATIVVFTHDTRESDVTAAVQWIDSLRSTRAPTQVIRIEEGRGLLLSGR; encoded by the coding sequence ATGAAGGAAATCGGCATCGCCCTGCTGGGTCTGGGCAACGTGGGATTGGGGACGTACCGCATCCTCGCGCAGCACGCGAAGGACATCGAGCGGCGCCTGGGCGCGCGGGTGCGCGTGCACCACGTGCTGGTGCGCGAGCCGGGCCGCTCCCGCCCCGAGGACGTGCCCTCGGCGCTCCTCACCCATGACATCAAGACCGTCCTCGCCAACCCCGAGGTGTCGGTGGTGGTGGAGTTGATGGGCGGGCTCAACCCCGCGCGCGAGTACCTGGAGCAGGCCATCGCCTCGGGCCGCCACGTGGTGACGGCCAACAAGGCGCTCCTGTCCGCGCACGGCGAGGCGCTCTTCTCTCAGGCCGTCGCGCGGGGCGTGGAGGTGCACTTCGAGGGCGCGGTGTGCGGCGGCATCCCCATCATCCGCACGCTGCGCGAGGCGCTGGCGTCGGATCGGGTGGAGTCGCTCACGGGCATCGTGAATGGCACCACCAACTTCATCCTCTCGGCCATGGCGGACGAGGGCGCCACGTACGCGGACGCGCTGCGGCGCGCGCAGGAGCTCGGCTACGCGGAGGCGGACCCCACGCTGGACGTGAGCGGCATGGACGCGGCGCAGAAGCTGTGCCTGCTCGCCTCGCTGGCCTTCTCCGCGCGCGTGTCCCCCGCGTCCATCCTCGTGGAGGGCATCACGGGCCTCACGCCCGCGGACATCACCTACGGGCGGGAAGCGGGCTTCGTGCTCAAGCTGCTCGCCCGGGCGCGCCGGAGCCCCGAGGGCATGGACGTGCGCGTCCACCCGGCCTTCATCCCCGCGGCGAGCCCCCTGGCGGACGTGAAGGGCGGGTTCAACGCGGTACTCCTGCAGTCCGCGGCGCTCGGGGCCTCGCTCTTCTCGGGCCTGGGGGCGGGCTCGCTGCCCACGGGCAGCGCGGTGGTGGCCGACATCATCGACACCTGCCGCAACCTGCTCGCGGGGGCCTCGGGCCGGCTGCCCCTGCCGTGCGCGCCGCACATGCAGGACGTGCCGCTCCTGTCGCCGGGCGAGCGCCGGGGGCCCGCCTACCTGCGCTTCTCCGTGAGCGACGAGCCCGGTGTGCTGGGCCGCATCGCCAGCGTGTTGGGCGAGAAGGGGGTGAGCATCAACTCGGTGCTCCAACGTCCCCCGCGTCCCGAGGACGCGCACGCCACCATCGTCGTCTTCACGCACGACACGCGCGAGTCGGATGTCACCGCCGCGGTGCAGTGGATCGACTCGCTGCGCAGCACCCGGGCGCCCACCCAGGTCATTCGCATCGAGGAAGGGCGGGGCCTCTTGCTGTCTGGCCGTTAG
- a CDS encoding response regulator: MSKNILIVESDTALSATLRQALEARGFAVQETTDGKGSVEQIRRDRPELVVLAVDLSAGQNGYLICGKLKKDDDLKPIPIIIIGNPDGFAQHRKLKAHADDYVAKPVHADELVERVGGLIGFPELPAGEVVDDGFSLGGLDGTGDEPVHGEELAIEGEPLENHGDELSMLDSPFADSEPALGSFDEPVETPPEPEAPNEEFSLDSLGGGEDDASLDSLGMDDEKTMVGFMPAPAPAPAPAPVPVAAPRAAPAVAAPRPAPTPAPVPVPVAAPRAVPAPAPTPAARPASASASATSAADLAELRNLRTRVAELEGALDDARGQASTAESRVAELEAELDVKTTELETVKSSVGKNDQATLQLREASNRKDREILRLKTELNQKEQEIVEQQDRLLALEQQANGSTEELTRKDSQLKLLQTKAEQLTAERRRIEQQFAAAREEARSATARATALQTEVEQYQLQLGDADEIRARADQLDAELAAARGDAENVRAELDNTRAELDAVRAQAGQESDELRRRITELEESVSRNEDRVAKLYARIKSDEKVREKTKKALAIASQLLEEQPVAIHDDEEAVA; encoded by the coding sequence ATGTCCAAGAACATCCTGATTGTCGAAAGTGACACCGCCCTCTCCGCGACCCTGCGACAGGCCCTGGAGGCCCGGGGCTTCGCGGTGCAGGAGACCACCGACGGCAAGGGCAGCGTGGAGCAGATCCGCCGGGACCGGCCCGAGCTGGTGGTGCTCGCGGTGGACTTGTCCGCCGGACAGAACGGCTACCTCATCTGCGGCAAGCTGAAGAAGGACGACGATCTCAAGCCCATCCCCATCATCATCATCGGCAACCCGGATGGCTTCGCCCAGCACCGCAAGCTCAAGGCCCACGCGGACGACTACGTGGCCAAGCCCGTGCACGCCGACGAGCTGGTGGAGCGCGTGGGAGGGTTGATCGGCTTCCCCGAGCTGCCCGCGGGCGAGGTCGTCGACGATGGTTTCTCGCTCGGAGGCCTGGACGGCACGGGTGACGAGCCGGTGCATGGCGAGGAGCTGGCCATCGAGGGCGAGCCGCTGGAGAACCACGGCGACGAGCTGTCGATGCTCGACTCGCCCTTCGCGGACTCGGAGCCGGCCCTGGGCTCCTTCGACGAGCCGGTGGAGACGCCGCCAGAGCCGGAGGCTCCGAACGAGGAGTTCTCGCTCGACAGCCTCGGTGGTGGCGAAGACGACGCGTCGCTCGACTCGCTCGGGATGGACGACGAGAAGACGATGGTGGGCTTCATGCCCGCGCCGGCTCCGGCACCCGCTCCGGCTCCGGTCCCCGTGGCCGCGCCTCGTGCCGCGCCCGCGGTGGCCGCGCCCCGTCCCGCTCCCACTCCGGCCCCGGTCCCGGTCCCCGTGGCCGCTCCCCGTGCCGTGCCCGCTCCCGCTCCCACTCCGGCGGCCCGTCCGGCGTCCGCGAGCGCCAGCGCCACGTCCGCGGCGGACCTGGCCGAGTTGCGCAACCTTCGCACCCGCGTGGCGGAGCTGGAGGGAGCCCTGGATGATGCACGGGGCCAGGCCAGCACCGCCGAGTCGCGCGTCGCGGAGCTCGAGGCCGAGCTGGACGTGAAGACCACCGAGCTGGAAACGGTGAAGTCCTCGGTGGGCAAGAACGATCAGGCCACCCTCCAACTGCGCGAGGCCTCCAACCGCAAGGATCGGGAAATCCTCCGGCTCAAGACCGAGCTGAACCAGAAGGAGCAGGAGATCGTCGAGCAGCAGGATCGTCTGCTCGCCCTCGAGCAGCAGGCCAATGGCTCCACGGAGGAGCTGACCCGCAAGGATTCGCAGCTCAAGCTCCTGCAGACGAAGGCGGAGCAGCTCACGGCCGAGCGCCGGCGCATCGAGCAGCAGTTCGCCGCGGCCCGGGAAGAGGCACGGAGCGCCACGGCGCGCGCCACCGCGCTGCAAACCGAGGTGGAGCAGTACCAGTTGCAGCTGGGTGACGCGGATGAGATCCGGGCGCGCGCGGACCAGCTCGACGCGGAGCTGGCGGCGGCGCGCGGTGACGCGGAGAACGTCCGGGCCGAGCTGGACAACACCCGGGCCGAGCTGGACGCCGTGAGGGCCCAGGCGGGCCAGGAAAGCGACGAGCTGCGCCGGCGCATCACCGAGCTGGAGGAGTCGGTGTCGCGCAACGAGGATCGGGTGGCCAAGCTCTACGCGCGCATCAAGTCCGACGAGAAGGTGCGCGAGAAGACGAAGAAGGCGCTCGCCATCGCCTCGCAGCTGCTCGAGGAGCAGCCGGTGGCCATCCACGACGACGAGGAAGCGGTGGCCTGA
- a CDS encoding HEAT repeat domain-containing protein: MKPGLILSLVALLLGACRSREPRFPVERLELEGGTVVDNGLLGWGPSDIRAHFAQVLSDSRRFELLAEDDSKRQVADAWSFSLELPFTREVLKDSSTYSFAEVGATLVMERRNGEVPLRYQVVGLGEARVEAKDAAARRKALREALQRGLVQVSEAAGLQLAAVERPDAALLQDLKSQDERVREFALRVLADRRNPAAAPLLIRQLQDEDVQVARQAMGALVEMKDRAAIPALIDLVKDREMGFVQEVVFAIGEIGGAEAEAYLFTVAQGHDQPDVQAAAQQALDTLYAAHKHATPEARGKDRAEH, translated from the coding sequence ATGAAGCCCGGCCTGATCCTTTCCCTGGTGGCGCTGTTGCTCGGTGCCTGCCGCTCGCGCGAGCCGCGCTTCCCGGTGGAGCGCCTCGAACTCGAGGGTGGAACGGTGGTGGACAACGGCCTGCTCGGGTGGGGGCCGTCGGACATCCGGGCCCACTTCGCGCAGGTGTTGAGTGACAGTCGGCGCTTCGAGCTCCTCGCGGAGGACGACTCGAAGCGCCAGGTCGCGGACGCGTGGTCGTTCTCGCTGGAGTTGCCCTTCACGCGCGAGGTGCTCAAGGACAGCAGCACCTATTCCTTCGCCGAGGTGGGTGCCACGCTGGTGATGGAGCGGCGCAATGGGGAGGTTCCCCTGCGCTACCAGGTGGTGGGCCTGGGCGAGGCGCGGGTGGAAGCGAAGGACGCCGCGGCGCGGCGCAAGGCCCTGCGCGAGGCGCTCCAGCGAGGACTCGTCCAGGTGTCCGAGGCCGCGGGGCTCCAACTGGCGGCGGTGGAGCGTCCGGACGCGGCACTGCTCCAGGACTTGAAGTCCCAGGACGAGCGGGTGCGCGAGTTCGCGCTGCGCGTGCTCGCGGACCGGCGCAACCCCGCGGCGGCGCCGCTGCTCATCCGCCAGCTCCAGGATGAGGATGTCCAGGTGGCGCGTCAGGCCATGGGGGCGCTCGTGGAGATGAAGGATCGCGCCGCCATCCCCGCGCTCATCGACCTGGTGAAGGATCGGGAAATGGGTTTCGTGCAGGAGGTCGTCTTCGCCATTGGAGAGATTGGTGGCGCCGAGGCCGAGGCGTACCTCTTCACCGTGGCCCAGGGGCACGATCAGCCCGATGTGCAGGCCGCGGCCCAGCAGGCGTTGGATACGCTCTACGCAGCACACAAGCACGCCACTCCGGAGGCGCGCGGGAAGGACCGCGCGGAACACTAG
- a CDS encoding type III pantothenate kinase, protein MLLAIDVGNTNTVLGVYEGQRLLDHWRLETSARRTSDEFGILVRQLFQSSGIDPGRVDAVAVSSVVPPLQSHLGRMSERYFKTRPMFVGPGVKTGMPILYDNPREVGADRIVNAVAAYDKHHSGLVVVDFGTATTFDAVTPRGEYLGGAICPGIHIGMEALFQNASKLPRVELARPPHVVGRNTVHSIQSGLFYGYVGLVDGLCARIRAELGFETRVVATGGLASLVASASTHIHEVDEFLTLEGLRIIYGRNHAP, encoded by the coding sequence ATGCTTCTCGCCATCGACGTTGGCAACACCAACACCGTGCTGGGGGTGTACGAGGGCCAGCGCCTCCTGGACCACTGGCGTCTGGAGACGAGCGCCCGCCGCACCTCGGACGAGTTCGGCATCCTGGTGCGTCAGCTCTTCCAGTCCAGCGGCATCGACCCGGGGAGGGTGGACGCCGTCGCCGTCTCCAGCGTGGTGCCGCCGTTGCAGTCCCACCTCGGGCGGATGAGCGAGCGCTACTTCAAGACGCGTCCGATGTTCGTCGGGCCCGGCGTGAAGACGGGCATGCCCATCCTCTACGACAACCCGCGCGAGGTGGGCGCCGACCGCATCGTCAACGCGGTGGCCGCCTACGACAAACACCACTCGGGCCTGGTGGTGGTGGACTTCGGCACCGCCACCACCTTCGACGCGGTGACGCCCCGGGGGGAATACCTCGGTGGCGCCATCTGCCCTGGCATCCACATCGGCATGGAGGCGCTCTTCCAGAACGCCTCCAAGCTGCCCCGGGTGGAGCTGGCCCGTCCTCCCCACGTGGTGGGCCGCAACACGGTGCACTCCATCCAGTCCGGCCTCTTCTATGGCTACGTGGGCCTGGTGGATGGCCTGTGCGCGCGCATTCGCGCGGAGCTGGGTTTCGAGACGCGGGTGGTGGCCACCGGGGGCCTCGCGTCCCTGGTGGCGAGCGCTTCCACCCATATCCACGAAGTCGACGAATTCCTCACCCTCGAGGGACTGCGCATCATCTACGGAAGGAACCACGCCCCATGA